The Daucus carota subsp. sativus chromosome 7, DH1 v3.0, whole genome shotgun sequence genome window below encodes:
- the LOC108193752 gene encoding leucine-rich repeat extensin-like protein 5 isoform X1, whose product MNPPELEKPRVTEILVRMDCNGCVQKIKRALHGINGIYDTYIDFPQQKLTIIGWADPEKIVKAIRKCRKSATICSHSEQAQPTDAPPEGGQPPTEPANPPPPEAPPAETSPSAEPPKDLPPPENPPPEVLQPPPATEAAPMGSQPGQPGGPVEEVHVIYHHPPSYGSRYSYGPHVQGYGGQGSSVVTAPGTQTSNYPTPGPEIRQHTPSPIYVAHSYNTYKPSPYVTEYVSPPQYSQQPSKPEAPQNPQHVHYSEPEPPQVYSRPGPPQVVNYSRQEPPQQMNYSRPEPPQVVNYSRHEPPQQMNYSRPEPQQNINYSRQEVPQVINYSRQEPPQYTHYSRQEPPQYSYYSAPEPQPYTYYSRLDQYGEDYHNEYQGNRNGNITSVFSDENPNACRIA is encoded by the exons ATGAATCCACCGGAGTTGGAG AAGCCGAGAGTAACAGAGATACTCGTCCGGATGGACTGCAATGGATGTGTACAGAAGATTAAGAGGGCTCTACATGGGATCAATG GTATATATGATACGTATATTGATTTTCCACAACAGAAATTAACAATTATAGGGTGGGCAGATCCTGAGAAGATAGTTAAGGCGATTAGAAAATGCAGAAAATCAGCCACCATCTGCTCTCATTCAGAACAAGCTCAACCAACAGATGCACCGCCTGAAGGGGGCCAACCGCCCACAGAGCCAGCCAATCCCCCTCCACCAGAAGCTCCGCCAGCTGAAACATCTCCGTCAGCAGAGCCACCAAAAGACCTACCACCACCGGAGAATCCACCTCCAGAGGTACTGCAGCCACCTCCAGCTACTGAGGCAGCCCCAATGGGAAGCCAACCAGGACAACCTGGTGGACCTGTTGAAGAAGTACATGTAATATATCACCACCCCCCGAGCTATGGCTCAAGATACAGTTATGGTCCTCACGTTCAAGGATACGGTGGACAAGGAAGCAGTGTTGTAACGGCTCCAGGTACTCAAACAAGTAACTACCCAACTCCTGGTCCAGAAATTAGACAGCACACACCCTCACCGATATATGTGGCTCACAGCTATAACACGTATAAGCCATCACCATATGTCACTGAATATGTATCGCCACCACAATATTCACAACAGCCCAGTAAACCAGAGGCTCCACAAAATCCGCAACATGTGCACTACAGTGAACCAGAGCCACCACAGGTTTACAGCAGACCAGGGCCGCCACAAGTAGTGAATTACAGCAGACAAGAGCCACCACAACAAATGAATTACAGCAGACCAGAGCCGCCACAAGTAGTGAATTACAGCAGACACGAGCCGCCACAACAAATGAATTACAGCAGGCCAGAGCCGCAGCAAAACATAAATTACAGCAGACAGGAGGTGCCACAAGTAATTAATTACAGCAGACAAGAGCCACCGCAATACACGCACTACAGCAGACAAGAGCCACCACAATACTCCTATTACAGTGCACCAGAGCCGCAGCCATACACGTATTACAGTAGACTGGACCAATACGGTGAGGATTATCACAATGAATACCAAGGAAATCGCAATGGAAATATCACTTCGGTGTTTAGTGATGAAAATCCAAATGCTTGCAGAATAGCCTAA
- the LOC108193752 gene encoding leucine-rich repeat extensin-like protein 3 isoform X2 produces the protein MNPPELEKPRVTEILVRMDCNGCVQKIKRALHGINGIYDTYIDFPQQKLTIIGWADPEKIVKAIRKCRKSATICSHSEQAQPTDAPPEGGQPPTEPANPPPPEAPPAETSPSAEPPKDLPPPENPPPEVLQPPPATEAAPMGSQPGQPGGPVEEVHVIYHHPPSYGSRYSYGPHVQGYGGQGSSVVTAPGTQTSNYPTPGPEIRQHTPSPIYVAHSYNTYKPSPYVTEYVSPPQYSQQPSKPEAPQNPQHVHYSEPEPPQVYSRPGPPQVVNYSRQEPPQQMNYSRPEPPQVVNYSRHEPPQQMNYSRPEPQQNINYSRQEPPQYTHYSRQEPPQYSYYSAPEPQPYTYYSRLDQYGEDYHNEYQGNRNGNITSVFSDENPNACRIA, from the exons ATGAATCCACCGGAGTTGGAG AAGCCGAGAGTAACAGAGATACTCGTCCGGATGGACTGCAATGGATGTGTACAGAAGATTAAGAGGGCTCTACATGGGATCAATG GTATATATGATACGTATATTGATTTTCCACAACAGAAATTAACAATTATAGGGTGGGCAGATCCTGAGAAGATAGTTAAGGCGATTAGAAAATGCAGAAAATCAGCCACCATCTGCTCTCATTCAGAACAAGCTCAACCAACAGATGCACCGCCTGAAGGGGGCCAACCGCCCACAGAGCCAGCCAATCCCCCTCCACCAGAAGCTCCGCCAGCTGAAACATCTCCGTCAGCAGAGCCACCAAAAGACCTACCACCACCGGAGAATCCACCTCCAGAGGTACTGCAGCCACCTCCAGCTACTGAGGCAGCCCCAATGGGAAGCCAACCAGGACAACCTGGTGGACCTGTTGAAGAAGTACATGTAATATATCACCACCCCCCGAGCTATGGCTCAAGATACAGTTATGGTCCTCACGTTCAAGGATACGGTGGACAAGGAAGCAGTGTTGTAACGGCTCCAGGTACTCAAACAAGTAACTACCCAACTCCTGGTCCAGAAATTAGACAGCACACACCCTCACCGATATATGTGGCTCACAGCTATAACACGTATAAGCCATCACCATATGTCACTGAATATGTATCGCCACCACAATATTCACAACAGCCCAGTAAACCAGAGGCTCCACAAAATCCGCAACATGTGCACTACAGTGAACCAGAGCCACCACAGGTTTACAGCAGACCAGGGCCGCCACAAGTAGTGAATTACAGCAGACAAGAGCCACCACAACAAATGAATTACAGCAGACCAGAGCCGCCACAAGTAGTGAATTACAGCAGACACGAGCCGCCACAACAAATGAATTACAGCAGGCCAGAGCCGCAGCAAAACATAAATTACAGCAGACAGGAG CCACCGCAATACACGCACTACAGCAGACAAGAGCCACCACAATACTCCTATTACAGTGCACCAGAGCCGCAGCCATACACGTATTACAGTAGACTGGACCAATACGGTGAGGATTATCACAATGAATACCAAGGAAATCGCAATGGAAATATCACTTCGGTGTTTAGTGATGAAAATCCAAATGCTTGCAGAATAGCCTAA
- the LOC108195505 gene encoding dnaJ-related protein rsp1, with translation MVRIGERSEGGDKKSQLVINICNISNRAIGCAHWHRRRGNVVPSPFIDWYLLLQVEENVGMDVIRKQYHKFALLLHPDKNKHPKAGIAFKLVYEAYACLSDDTKRASFDLERGKNICSECNKLPTVTRNPSVKNSKKLRALFSLKRFRSNKNSNGMNDIKAKFKEEVGVIEQCLKINGASRKEFPSFNSSTKEIPVFNPSDYLAHGYPYYRSRNYTKADSYWSLQRGNCDYPIFESRSDKPLKLESVCLG, from the exons ATGGTGAGAATTGGAGAAAGATCAGAGGGTGGGGACAAGAAATCCCAGCTAGTGATCAACATCTGCAACATTTCGAACCGTGCCATTGGCTGTGCTCATTGGCATCGTCGTCGCGGCAATGTCGTTCCCTCCCCGtttattgattggtatcttctGCTTCAG GTTGAAGAAAATGTGGGAATGGATGTCATTCGGAAGCAGTACCACAAATTCG CATTGCTACTTCATCCTGATAAGAATAAGCATCCAAAAGCTGGGATCGCCTTCAAGCTTGTTTATGAG GCATATGCTTGTCTCTCGGACGATACAAAAAGAGCATCATTTGATTTGGAGAGGGGGAAGAATATCTGCAGTGAGTGTAACAAATTACCAACTGTGACGCGTAATCCATCTGTTAAAAACTCTAAGAAGCTGAGGGCACTGTTTAGCTTAAAGAGATTCAGGTCTAATAAGAATTCAAATGGAATGAATGACATCAAGGCCAAGTTCAAGGAAGAGGTAGGAGTGATTGAGCAATGCTTGAAAATTAATGGTGCATCGCGGAAAGAATTCCCTAGTTTCAATTCGTCAACAAAAGAGATCCCAGTTTTTAATCCGTCGGACTATCTGGCACATGGCTATCCTTACTACCGGAGCAGGAACTACACAAAAGCCGATAGTTATTGGAGTTTGCAGAGAGGGAACTGTGATTATCCTATCTTTGAGTCCAGATCAGACAAGCCACTAAAATTAGAATCTGTATGTCTAGGTTGA